A genome region from Nocardia sp. NBC_01730 includes the following:
- a CDS encoding glutamate decarboxylase, with the protein MPDTEGPDDLFALPGLSRTAPKGGFPASEMLPQAAYEIVHDELMLDGVARMNLATFCTTWVDDQARRLMAECLDKNIVDKDEYPQTAELERRGVRMVADLWRAPDPATTHGTSTTGSSEAAMLGGLAAKFRWRKRGGGSGTPNFVCGPVQVCWEKFARYFDVEIRQIPLRGDRLTMHPDDVAAHCDENTIMVVPTFGQTFTGLFEDVAGISAALDTLQQTSGLDIPIHVDAASGGFLAPFTAPDLVWDFRLPRVKSINSSGHKTGLAPLGSGWAIWREAGDLPEELIFNVDYLGGSMATFNLNFSRPGGQAITQYYDFIRLGRTGYARVQSTIYRVAQHLAAGLRRLGVFEMIHDGDPQRGITAVCWRLTSDPGFNLYDLSDRLRTRGWLIAAYPLPPDRDDETIMRAVIRHGFTVDMADLLLEDLIRCMKQLERRPFSTSLTRAEAGGFTHDATAAVPDAKIPPA; encoded by the coding sequence ATGCCCGACACCGAAGGACCCGACGACCTGTTCGCTCTGCCCGGCCTCAGCCGGACCGCGCCGAAGGGCGGATTTCCGGCGAGCGAGATGCTTCCCCAGGCCGCTTACGAGATCGTCCACGACGAGCTGATGCTCGACGGCGTCGCCAGGATGAACCTGGCCACCTTCTGCACCACCTGGGTGGACGACCAGGCGCGCAGGCTGATGGCCGAATGCCTGGACAAGAACATCGTCGACAAGGACGAATACCCGCAGACCGCCGAGCTGGAGCGGCGCGGCGTCCGGATGGTCGCCGACCTGTGGCGTGCGCCGGACCCGGCCACCACGCACGGAACCTCGACGACCGGGTCGAGCGAGGCGGCCATGCTCGGCGGGCTCGCGGCCAAGTTCCGCTGGCGCAAGCGCGGCGGCGGCTCCGGGACGCCCAACTTCGTCTGCGGGCCGGTTCAGGTCTGCTGGGAGAAGTTCGCACGCTATTTCGACGTCGAGATCCGGCAGATCCCGCTGCGCGGCGACCGACTGACCATGCACCCGGACGACGTCGCCGCTCACTGCGACGAGAACACCATCATGGTCGTGCCCACCTTCGGTCAGACCTTCACCGGCCTGTTCGAGGATGTTGCCGGGATCAGCGCGGCACTGGACACACTGCAACAGACCAGCGGCCTCGACATCCCAATCCACGTCGACGCCGCCAGCGGCGGCTTCCTCGCCCCATTCACCGCGCCCGACCTGGTCTGGGACTTCCGGCTGCCCAGGGTCAAGTCGATCAACTCCTCCGGCCACAAGACCGGGCTCGCGCCGCTCGGCTCGGGCTGGGCGATCTGGCGCGAGGCGGGCGATCTGCCCGAGGAGCTGATCTTCAACGTCGACTATCTCGGCGGAAGCATGGCCACTTTCAACCTCAATTTCTCCCGCCCCGGCGGCCAGGCGATCACGCAGTACTACGACTTCATCCGGTTGGGCCGGACCGGCTACGCCAGGGTGCAGTCCACCATCTACCGGGTGGCACAGCACTTGGCCGCCGGACTGCGCAGGCTGGGGGTCTTCGAGATGATCCACGACGGCGATCCGCAGCGCGGCATCACCGCGGTGTGCTGGCGGCTGACCAGCGATCCCGGATTCAACCTCTACGATCTGTCCGACCGCCTGCGCACCAGGGGCTGGCTGATAGCCGCGTATCCGCTACCCCCGGACCGGGACGACGAAACGATCATGCGCGCGGTGATCCGGCACGGCTTCACCGTCGACATGGCCGACCTGCTGCTCGAAGACCTGATCCGCTGCATGAAACAGCTGGAGCGACGACCGTTTTCGACCTCGCTCACCCGCGCGGAGGCGGGTGGCTTCACGCACGACGCGACAGCCGCCGTACCGGACGCGAAGATCCCGCCCGCATGA
- a CDS encoding MarR family winged helix-turn-helix transcriptional regulator translates to MTLDRHRGAIGPTFDSRDHDRGDAVDVLGEIPQSAEDAVHRTGIDLHAAHVGAGQWLPAAERERPAEDVGHDPAACGARSPPRSASAAGRGRSAQHLVLKMLEAVGACAQQTLSEELRIDRSVMVTLCDDLEQSGHIRRERNPRDRRSYAVTLTDTGRKRLRGAESAVPAFLDDTFAALSPSERRRLTALLGKLLFPTATG, encoded by the coding sequence ATGACTTTGGACCGCCACCGAGGCGCGATCGGTCCGACCTTCGACAGCCGGGATCACGATCGCGGGGACGCGGTGGATGTTCTCGGCGAGATACCGCAGTCCGCCGAAGATGCGGTCCATCGCACCGGGATCGACCTGCATGCGGCGCACGTCGGCGCCGGTCAGTGGCTGCCCGCCGCCGAGCGCGAGCGACCTGCGGAAGATGTCGGCCACGACCCTGCGGCGTGCGGGGCTCGGTCACCACCACGAAGTGCCAGCGCTGCCGGTCGCGGCCGGTCGGCGCAGCATCTGGTGTTGAAGATGCTGGAGGCCGTCGGCGCCTGCGCACAGCAGACCTTGAGCGAGGAACTGCGCATCGACCGCAGCGTGATGGTGACCCTCTGTGACGACCTCGAGCAGTCGGGTCACATCCGGCGCGAGCGCAATCCCCGCGACCGCCGGTCCTACGCCGTCACCCTCACCGACACCGGGCGCAAACGGCTCCGCGGCGCGGAGTCGGCGGTGCCCGCTTTTCTCGACGACACCTTCGCCGCGTTGTCGCCGAGCGAGCGGCGTCGACTCACCGCTCTGCTCGGCAAACTCCTGTTCCCGACCGCCACCGGATGA
- a CDS encoding DUF2334 domain-containing protein → MNAELIVSVSGIRDTNRGTAMEFAEEMDRRGVPLSLLVAPRLKGKYRLVDDPATQAWLRGRRARGDAIVLHGYDQAATKPRRAEFAALPRHEARLRLTAADRVMEQVDLRTRLFAAPRWDASTGALDALPEVGFRLALGLTSIFDLERDMAQKSRVYGIGEGLRAEPWWCRALVMGAARAARRGGVLRLAVSAAQLDRSGPRQAMLDAVDLSLFHGALGHTYRWEPYPAARAA, encoded by the coding sequence ATGAACGCTGAGCTGATCGTGTCGGTTTCCGGGATCAGGGACACCAACCGTGGCACGGCGATGGAATTCGCCGAGGAGATGGATCGCCGCGGCGTGCCGCTCTCGCTGCTGGTCGCGCCGCGGCTGAAGGGCAAATACCGGCTGGTCGACGACCCGGCGACGCAGGCGTGGTTGCGCGGGCGCCGGGCCCGCGGTGACGCTATCGTGCTGCATGGCTACGACCAGGCGGCCACCAAGCCGCGACGCGCCGAATTCGCCGCCCTGCCCAGGCACGAGGCGCGATTGCGGCTGACCGCCGCCGACCGAGTGATGGAGCAGGTCGATCTGCGCACCCGCCTGTTCGCGGCTCCGCGCTGGGATGCCTCGACAGGCGCGCTGGACGCGCTGCCGGAGGTCGGCTTCCGGCTCGCGCTCGGCCTCACTTCGATCTTCGACCTGGAGCGTGACATGGCACAGAAATCCCGGGTGTACGGCATCGGTGAGGGTCTCCGTGCGGAGCCGTGGTGGTGCCGCGCCCTGGTAATGGGCGCCGCCCGCGCCGCCCGTCGCGGCGGCGTGCTGCGCCTCGCCGTCTCCGCCGCACAGCTGGACCGTTCCGGTCCGCGCCAGGCAATGCTCGACGCCGTCGACCTTTCGCTGTTCCACGGTGCGCTCGGCCACACCTACCGCTGGGAGCCGTATCCGGCCGCCCGAGCCGCATGA
- a CDS encoding MBL fold metallo-hydrolase encodes MRIAHFGHSCLLVELRGKKILFDPGTFSHGFEGLTGLDAIAVTHQHPDHIDPNRIDALVEANPGARLLSDPQTAQQRGGQWEAVHAGNVLTLGDLQITGGGGRHAVIHPEIPVIDNTVFQLGTPDDPAQLVHPGDSLWVPPVPVGVLAAPAAAPWMRVSEAVDYVRAVNPRTALPIHFGIIVPEAQGIYFGRLAEMAPAGTEFRVLEPEDATEL; translated from the coding sequence ATGCGCATAGCCCACTTCGGTCACTCCTGTCTCCTCGTCGAGCTGCGCGGCAAGAAGATTCTGTTCGACCCGGGCACTTTCTCGCACGGTTTCGAGGGCCTCACGGGCCTGGACGCGATCGCTGTCACCCACCAGCATCCCGACCACATCGACCCGAACCGGATCGACGCGCTCGTCGAGGCCAACCCCGGCGCCCGGCTGCTGTCCGACCCGCAGACGGCCCAGCAACGCGGCGGGCAGTGGGAGGCGGTGCACGCGGGCAACGTGCTCACGCTCGGCGATCTCCAGATCACCGGGGGCGGCGGCAGGCATGCCGTCATCCACCCCGAGATCCCGGTGATCGACAACACCGTCTTTCAGCTGGGCACTCCGGACGATCCTGCTCAGCTTGTCCACCCGGGCGACTCGCTGTGGGTGCCTCCGGTCCCGGTCGGCGTGCTGGCCGCGCCCGCCGCCGCGCCGTGGATGCGAGTCAGTGAGGCCGTCGACTACGTGCGCGCGGTCAATCCGCGCACCGCCTTGCCTATCCATTTCGGCATCATCGTGCCGGAGGCGCAGGGCATCTACTTCGGCCGCCTCGCCGAAATGGCGCCCGCCGGAACCGAATTCCGGGTGCTCGAACCGGAGGACGCCACCGAGCTGTAG
- a CDS encoding dipeptidase — MIDDQRTAALREQVAGLMPQAKTDLAQLVSLRSVADPKQFPQEECERAAQWVADAFAAAGLTRVGLHETPDGSKAVIAARPAPDGAPTVLLYCHYDVQPPMDEAAWRTPPWELTEKNGRWYGRGSADCKGNIIMHLTALRALGADLPLGVTLVAEGSEEQGTRGLELFVEANPDLLRADAILIGDCGNFAVGVPTLTETLRGGVNVVVTIETLAGAMHSGMFGGPAPDALAALIHLLASLRDERGNTTVAGLPNEQVWPGVQYPSEQFHADAGVLSGVDLTGDGTVADMLWARPALTVLGIDAPPVVGSSAAIPPIARARLSLRIPPGTDPGRAHEALIAHLEANTPWHAKLTVELEGIAAPFRSGTGGPARAAMEAALAASYGRPATTQGQGGSIPLCNVFADTYPGAEIMLLGVEEPACLIHAPNESVDPKEIERMALAEALFLATYTG, encoded by the coding sequence ATGATCGACGATCAACGCACCGCGGCGCTGCGCGAGCAGGTCGCCGGGTTGATGCCGCAAGCGAAAACCGATCTGGCCCAGCTCGTTTCGCTCAGGTCGGTGGCCGACCCCAAACAGTTTCCGCAAGAAGAGTGTGAGCGAGCGGCGCAGTGGGTGGCCGACGCCTTCGCCGCGGCGGGACTGACCAGGGTCGGTCTGCACGAAACACCCGACGGCAGTAAGGCCGTCATCGCCGCGCGCCCTGCGCCGGATGGCGCGCCGACGGTGCTGCTGTACTGCCATTACGACGTCCAGCCGCCGATGGACGAAGCGGCCTGGCGTACCCCGCCGTGGGAGCTGACGGAGAAGAACGGGCGGTGGTACGGGCGCGGCAGCGCCGACTGCAAGGGCAACATCATCATGCATCTCACGGCGTTGCGCGCGCTCGGCGCAGATCTGCCGCTCGGGGTGACCCTGGTCGCCGAGGGCTCCGAGGAGCAGGGCACCAGGGGACTGGAGCTTTTCGTCGAGGCCAATCCGGATCTCTTGCGGGCGGACGCGATTCTGATCGGCGACTGCGGCAACTTCGCGGTCGGCGTGCCGACCCTCACCGAGACATTGCGCGGCGGCGTGAATGTTGTGGTCACCATCGAAACCCTCGCGGGGGCCATGCATTCCGGCATGTTCGGCGGCCCGGCCCCGGACGCGCTGGCCGCACTGATCCATCTGCTCGCCTCGCTGCGCGACGAGCGCGGCAACACCACCGTCGCCGGACTGCCGAACGAGCAGGTCTGGCCGGGCGTCCAGTATCCGAGCGAGCAGTTCCACGCCGACGCGGGCGTCCTCAGCGGTGTCGACCTGACCGGCGACGGCACCGTCGCCGACATGCTCTGGGCGCGACCGGCTTTGACGGTGCTCGGCATCGACGCACCACCGGTGGTCGGTTCCTCCGCCGCGATCCCGCCGATCGCCCGCGCCCGCCTGAGCCTGCGCATCCCGCCGGGGACCGATCCGGGCCGGGCGCACGAAGCGCTCATCGCGCACCTGGAGGCGAACACGCCGTGGCACGCGAAGTTGACGGTCGAACTCGAAGGCATCGCCGCCCCATTCCGTTCCGGCACCGGCGGGCCTGCCCGCGCTGCGATGGAGGCGGCGCTGGCCGCGTCCTACGGTCGCCCCGCGACCACACAGGGCCAGGGCGGATCCATCCCGCTGTGCAACGTCTTCGCCGACACCTACCCGGGCGCGGAGATCATGCTGCTCGGGGTCGAGGAACCGGCATGCCTCATCCACGCGCCCAACGAGAGCGTGGACCCGAAGGAGATCGAGCGCATGGCGCTCGCCGAGGCGCTGTTTCTGGCGACCTACACCGGGTAA
- the purQ gene encoding phosphoribosylformylglycinamidine synthase subunit PurQ, translating to MTARIGVVTFPGTLDDVDAARAVRLAGAEAVSLWHADADLKSVDAVVVPGGFSYGDYLRAGAIARFAPVMGEVVRAATAGLPVLGICNGFQVLCEAGLLPGALTRNEGLHFICRDEWLTVESVSTVWTSRYEPGAQILVPLKSGEGRYQASATVLDELEGEGRVVFRYASANPNGSQRGIAGVASANGRVVGLMPHPEHATEPLTGPSDDGLGLFLSVLDTLVSA from the coding sequence ATGACCGCGCGTATCGGGGTCGTCACGTTTCCCGGCACGCTCGACGATGTCGACGCCGCTCGGGCGGTGCGCCTGGCGGGTGCCGAGGCGGTCAGCCTGTGGCATGCCGACGCCGACCTGAAGAGCGTCGACGCGGTCGTCGTGCCCGGCGGCTTCTCCTACGGTGACTACCTGCGCGCCGGCGCTATCGCCCGGTTCGCCCCGGTGATGGGTGAGGTGGTGCGCGCGGCGACCGCGGGCCTGCCGGTGCTGGGTATTTGCAACGGCTTTCAGGTGTTGTGCGAGGCCGGGTTGCTGCCCGGCGCGCTCACCCGCAACGAGGGTCTGCACTTCATCTGCCGCGACGAATGGCTGACGGTGGAATCGGTGTCGACGGTGTGGACCTCCCGCTACGAGCCGGGCGCCCAGATCCTGGTCCCCCTCAAGTCCGGCGAGGGCCGCTACCAGGCCTCGGCCACCGTGCTCGATGAGCTGGAGGGTGAGGGCCGGGTGGTCTTCCGCTACGCGAGTGCGAACCCGAACGGTTCGCAGCGCGGCATCGCGGGTGTCGCGTCGGCCAACGGTCGCGTCGTCGGCCTGATGCCGCACCCCGAACACGCCACCGAGCCGCTGACCGGCCCGAGCGATGACGGCCTCGGCCTGTTCCTCTCGGTGCTGGACACTTTGGTCTCCGCTTAG
- the purS gene encoding phosphoribosylformylglycinamidine synthase subunit PurS produces the protein MARVVVEVMPKAEILDPQGQAIVGALPRLGFEGISDVRQGKRFELDIDDSVDDEALEQIAESLLCNTVIEEWKVVRLS, from the coding sequence GTGGCACGAGTCGTGGTCGAGGTGATGCCGAAGGCCGAGATCCTGGATCCCCAGGGACAAGCCATCGTCGGCGCGCTCCCGCGCCTGGGATTCGAGGGCATCTCGGATGTGCGTCAGGGCAAGCGATTCGAACTCGACATCGATGACAGCGTCGACGACGAGGCGCTCGAGCAGATCGCCGAATCGCTGCTGTGCAACACGGTGATCGAGGAGTGGAAGGTGGTCCGCCTCTCATGA